A part of Streptomyces sp. NBC_00557 genomic DNA contains:
- a CDS encoding class I SAM-dependent methyltransferase produces the protein MLDYDKEADAYDASRGGEARAAAAAHAVLDLIPDAPGRLLDVACGTGIVTRRLAAGRPALRVTGADLAAAMVRRAAARLPGAVVRADSRRLPFPAGTFHAVTSVWLLHLLDPEDVAGVIAECARVLRPGGIYVTTVDKAAAHDVGSDIDAVLASRPRRPARDDTTAVTAHAVRHGLRPAGEASFRGVGQGRSPRTTIADLRRGWFTQLPPGDPRTEEFAARLARLPDQDRPRPDPVFALRAFRKPVEPVTEHEPYRP, from the coding sequence GTGCTCGACTACGACAAGGAAGCCGACGCCTACGACGCGTCCCGGGGCGGCGAGGCCCGCGCAGCGGCGGCCGCCCATGCCGTCCTCGACCTGATACCCGACGCCCCGGGCCGTCTCCTCGACGTCGCCTGCGGCACCGGCATCGTCACCCGCCGCCTGGCCGCCGGCCGCCCCGCGCTGCGGGTGACGGGTGCCGACCTCGCCGCCGCCATGGTCCGCAGGGCGGCCGCACGGCTGCCGGGCGCGGTCGTACGGGCCGACAGCCGCCGCCTGCCGTTCCCCGCCGGCACCTTCCACGCCGTCACCAGCGTCTGGCTGCTGCACCTCCTGGACCCCGAGGACGTCGCCGGGGTCATCGCCGAGTGCGCCCGGGTGCTGCGCCCCGGCGGCATCTACGTCACCACCGTCGACAAGGCCGCGGCCCACGACGTCGGCAGCGACATCGACGCCGTCCTCGCCTCCCGCCCGCGCCGGCCCGCCCGGGACGACACCACTGCCGTCACCGCGCACGCCGTCCGGCACGGGCTCCGGCCGGCCGGGGAGGCCTCGTTCCGGGGCGTCGGCCAGGGCCGCAGCCCCCGCACCACCATCGCCGACCTGCGCCGCGGCTGGTTCACCCAGCTGCCGCCGGGCGATCCGCGCACCGAGGAGTTCGCCGCGCGCCTGGCCCGTCTCCCCGACCAGGACCGCCCACGCCCGGACCCGGTGTTCGCACTGCGCGCGTTCCGCAAGCCGGTCGAACCGGTCACGGAGCACGAGCCGTACCGGCCGTAG
- a CDS encoding 4a-hydroxytetrahydrobiopterin dehydratase: MAVEPLSQKEIEDRLAELPGWSVDDAGRLARSYRLGSHVAAAALVMHIAAVQDELDHHSDLALGYNTVSLTVHTHSAGGALTEKDFALARRVEDIAPGHGAH, encoded by the coding sequence ATGGCCGTCGAACCGCTGTCGCAGAAGGAGATCGAGGACCGGCTCGCCGAGCTGCCCGGCTGGTCGGTCGACGACGCCGGCCGGCTCGCCCGCTCCTACCGCCTCGGCTCGCACGTCGCGGCCGCCGCGCTGGTCATGCACATCGCCGCCGTCCAGGACGAACTGGACCACCACTCCGACCTCGCCCTCGGCTACAACACCGTCTCCCTCACCGTGCACACGCACAGCGCCGGCGGCGCCCTCACCGAGAAGGATTTCGCGCTCGCCCGCAGGGTGGAGGACATCGCCCCAGGTCACGGCGCACACTGA
- a CDS encoding helix-turn-helix domain-containing protein, translating to MTIVATGKAASCPAPSDKGVGPLLRAWRERRRVSQLELALRADSSARHISFIETGRSRPSEEMVLRLAEHLDVPVRERNSLLLAAGYAPRYPETPLDDPALDALRDGMERLIQGYEPYPALVVDAGYTVVAANRGIAMLLEGVPETLLSPPNAMRLTLHPQGLAPRIRNLREWRGHLLAQMEREIALQRSDRLRALYEEVAAYPVPEDAPGGEPAEPVPYFALPLRIEHDGRVLSFVSSISTFNTPMDVTVAELAIETFLPADPATAKYLQTLAG from the coding sequence ATGACCATTGTCGCGACCGGCAAAGCCGCCTCCTGCCCCGCCCCGTCCGACAAGGGCGTCGGCCCGCTGCTGCGCGCCTGGCGGGAGCGGCGCCGGGTCTCCCAGCTGGAACTGGCGCTGCGCGCCGACTCCTCGGCCCGGCACATCAGCTTCATCGAGACCGGCCGGTCCCGGCCGAGCGAGGAGATGGTGCTGCGGCTCGCCGAGCATCTGGACGTCCCCGTGCGCGAGCGCAACTCCCTTCTATTGGCGGCCGGTTACGCCCCGCGCTATCCGGAGACCCCGCTGGACGACCCGGCGCTGGACGCGTTGCGCGACGGCATGGAACGCCTCATCCAGGGCTACGAGCCCTATCCGGCCCTGGTGGTCGACGCCGGTTACACGGTCGTCGCCGCGAACCGGGGCATCGCGATGCTCCTGGAGGGCGTGCCGGAGACCCTGCTGTCGCCGCCCAACGCGATGCGGCTGACGCTGCATCCGCAGGGCCTCGCGCCGCGCATCCGCAATCTGCGCGAGTGGCGGGGGCATCTGCTGGCGCAGATGGAGCGGGAAATCGCGCTGCAGCGCTCGGACCGGCTGCGCGCCCTGTACGAGGAGGTGGCCGCCTACCCGGTGCCCGAGGACGCGCCGGGCGGCGAACCGGCCGAGCCCGTGCCGTACTTCGCACTGCCGCTGCGCATCGAGCACGACGGCCGCGTCCTGTCGTTCGTGTCGTCGATCTCCACCTTCAACACCCCGATGGACGTCACGGTCGCCGAACTCGCCATCGAGACGTTCCTGCCCGCCGACCCGGCCACCGCCAAGTACCTGCAGACACTGGCCGGTTGA
- a CDS encoding helix-turn-helix domain-containing protein: MSERRAAPTVGQVVLGKRLQELREAANLSREEAAQVLRVASATVRRMEMAEVALKIPYVQVLLDTYGVPEEEAAAFVRLAEEANQPGWWQRFHDVLPDWFSLYVSLEGAARIIRSYEPHFVPGLLQTEDYARAVLEAGTVGQASPESVERHVSLRMERQRLLDRDDPPHLWVIMDETVLRRPVSMRSGVMRAQVDRLLEYAGRDRVTLQIAEFAAGPHPGTYAPFTLFRFAEPELPDMVFTEYLTGALYLDSRREVAAHLEVLDHMTARAASAQRTLTLLREFRKTL, translated from the coding sequence GTGAGTGAGCGGCGGGCTGCGCCCACGGTGGGCCAGGTGGTGCTCGGGAAACGGCTGCAGGAACTGCGCGAGGCGGCGAACCTCAGCAGGGAGGAGGCCGCCCAGGTCCTCAGGGTGGCGTCGGCGACCGTGCGGCGGATGGAGATGGCCGAGGTCGCGCTGAAGATCCCCTACGTGCAGGTGCTGCTGGACACCTACGGGGTGCCCGAGGAGGAGGCCGCCGCGTTCGTGCGGCTGGCCGAGGAGGCCAACCAGCCGGGCTGGTGGCAGCGGTTCCACGACGTGCTCCCCGACTGGTTCAGCCTCTATGTGAGCCTGGAGGGCGCCGCCCGGATCATCCGCTCCTACGAGCCGCACTTCGTGCCCGGTCTGCTGCAGACCGAGGACTACGCGCGCGCGGTGCTGGAGGCCGGGACGGTCGGGCAGGCCTCGCCGGAGTCCGTGGAGCGGCACGTGTCGCTGCGCATGGAGCGGCAGCGGCTGCTGGACCGGGACGACCCGCCCCACCTGTGGGTGATCATGGACGAGACGGTGCTCAGGCGCCCGGTGAGCATGCGCTCCGGCGTGATGCGCGCGCAGGTGGACCGGCTGCTGGAGTACGCCGGGCGGGACCGGGTCACGCTGCAGATCGCCGAGTTCGCGGCCGGCCCGCATCCGGGGACGTACGCGCCCTTCACGCTCTTCCGGTTCGCCGAACCGGAGCTGCCGGACATGGTGTTCACCGAGTACCTGACCGGCGCCCTGTATCTGGACTCCCGCCGCGAGGTGGCCGCGCACCTCGAGGTGCTGGACCACATGACGGCCCGCGCCGCCTCCGCCCAGCGCACGCTCACCCTGCTGCGGGAGTTCCGGAAGACCTTGTGA
- a CDS encoding SAM-dependent methyltransferase — MTARDATPAPIDTSRPHPARVYDWWLGGKDNYPVDEELARRILAVDDTVVRGARANRRFMHRAVRTAAEAGVRQFLDIGTGIPTEPNLHQVAQGVAAESRVVYVDNDPIVLRHAEALLRGTDEGSTDYVHADVRDPGTILRLAGETLDFTRPVALSLVALTHYLGEREDDVYGLVERYVDALAPGSFLILSQVTQDLSPKGVARAAELFRSSGTPFHPRTLPEFSRFFTGLDLLGPGVIPVYGWRPEPVDVAAQAEGVVPVYAGVAVKR; from the coding sequence ATGACCGCTCGCGATGCCACGCCCGCGCCGATCGACACCAGCCGTCCGCACCCCGCCCGGGTGTACGACTGGTGGCTGGGCGGCAAGGACAACTACCCGGTGGACGAGGAACTGGCGCGCAGGATCCTCGCCGTGGACGACACGGTGGTGCGCGGGGCGCGCGCCAACCGGCGGTTCATGCACCGGGCCGTGCGCACGGCGGCCGAGGCAGGGGTACGGCAGTTCCTGGACATCGGCACCGGCATCCCGACCGAGCCCAACCTGCACCAGGTCGCGCAGGGCGTCGCCGCGGAGTCCAGGGTGGTGTACGTGGACAACGACCCGATCGTGCTGCGGCACGCCGAGGCGCTGCTGCGCGGCACCGACGAGGGCAGCACGGACTACGTCCACGCCGACGTCCGCGACCCCGGCACCATCCTGCGACTCGCCGGTGAGACCCTCGACTTCACCCGGCCCGTCGCGCTGTCCCTGGTCGCGCTGACCCATTACCTCGGCGAGCGGGAGGACGACGTGTACGGGCTGGTCGAGCGGTACGTCGACGCGCTCGCCCCCGGCAGCTTCCTGATCCTGTCCCAGGTCACGCAGGATCTGAGCCCGAAGGGTGTGGCCCGGGCAGCCGAGCTGTTCCGCAGCAGCGGCACGCCCTTCCATCCCCGTACGCTCCCGGAGTTCTCCCGCTTCTTCACCGGCCTCGACCTGCTGGGCCCCGGCGTCATCCCGGTGTACGGCTGGCGCCCGGAGCCGGTGGACGTGGCGGCCCAGGCGGAGGGGGTCGTGCCGGTCTACGCGGGCGTGGCGGTCAAGCGCTGA
- a CDS encoding right-handed parallel beta-helix repeat-containing protein codes for MVRRYVVAPGGRWGAHPDIGSALRAAGRRPGPARVEIEPGSYPERLIVRGEIELVARGAPGSVVLNPARGTVLDAAGSVTVRGLRLIGRDADVVDAHAGALVLDQVEVRAHGGVCLHARRDSAAVLTDSHFVYGRVLFAGGTGTVERCRLTDAADNALAVTEGGRVTVRDSRIEASRIHGVRVCDARAELTGCELTGTGRAAVCADTRAELTVADCVIRAVHAEGVLFIEQSRGLVRGCRVSDAEHGVAVTTGSDPVVRDCVFTGCRDTGINVPDGGRGTFEDCEVLDAGAVSVFATRGGAPTVTGCRIAGGNVGVALVEQARGRFSRITVRDLTNVALRVREGAKAVFEDVRVERCAAGLETLGDTSTTAELTGGRFDDCHMGSVACGGQSRATVRQVTARRGIVGFSAVEEATLHLHDCRVAEMGMGLLAIGRSTLSARNLVVDGPGGPGLGAMDSAYLDITGTRFTDCGKVAVSVQGMSAGRLVDCSVTGAPGGVAVQHNGRVALISLDSALRVEEQAPEPAPAPTTVVNHYNAPVFNGAIQHSQIAFGNSHVIQRQTTQDGAGT; via the coding sequence ATGGTGAGGCGGTACGTGGTCGCGCCGGGCGGGCGGTGGGGCGCCCATCCCGACATCGGGTCCGCGCTGCGTGCCGCCGGCAGGCGACCCGGCCCGGCGCGGGTGGAGATCGAGCCGGGCAGTTACCCGGAGCGCCTGATCGTCCGCGGCGAGATCGAGCTGGTCGCGCGCGGCGCACCCGGTTCCGTGGTGCTGAACCCGGCCCGGGGCACGGTGCTGGACGCCGCCGGGTCGGTGACGGTGCGCGGGCTGCGGCTGATCGGACGGGACGCCGACGTCGTCGACGCGCACGCCGGCGCCCTGGTGCTGGACCAGGTGGAGGTCCGGGCCCACGGCGGGGTGTGCCTGCACGCCCGGCGCGACTCCGCAGCCGTCCTGACGGACAGTCACTTCGTCTACGGTCGCGTGCTGTTCGCGGGCGGCACAGGCACGGTGGAGCGGTGCCGGCTCACGGACGCCGCCGACAACGCGCTCGCGGTGACCGAGGGCGGCCGGGTCACGGTGCGCGACAGCCGCATCGAGGCGAGCCGTATCCACGGGGTGCGGGTCTGCGACGCCCGGGCCGAGCTGACGGGGTGCGAGCTGACCGGCACCGGCCGGGCGGCCGTGTGCGCGGACACCCGCGCCGAACTGACCGTCGCCGACTGCGTGATCAGGGCCGTACACGCCGAGGGCGTGCTGTTCATCGAGCAGTCCCGGGGGCTGGTGCGGGGCTGCCGGGTGAGCGACGCCGAGCACGGGGTCGCGGTGACGACCGGCAGCGATCCGGTGGTCCGCGACTGTGTGTTCACCGGCTGCCGGGACACCGGCATCAACGTGCCGGACGGAGGGCGGGGCACGTTCGAGGACTGCGAGGTCCTCGACGCCGGGGCGGTGTCGGTGTTCGCGACCCGGGGTGGCGCGCCGACGGTCACCGGCTGCCGGATCGCCGGGGGCAACGTCGGGGTCGCGCTCGTCGAGCAGGCGCGGGGCCGCTTCTCGCGGATCACCGTCCGGGACCTGACCAACGTCGCCCTGCGGGTGCGGGAAGGGGCCAAGGCCGTCTTCGAGGACGTGCGCGTCGAACGCTGCGCGGCGGGCCTGGAGACGCTGGGCGACACCTCCACCACGGCAGAGCTGACCGGCGGCCGGTTCGACGACTGCCACATGGGGTCGGTGGCCTGCGGCGGCCAGTCGCGGGCCACGGTGCGCCAGGTGACCGCGCGGCGCGGCATCGTGGGCTTCTCCGCCGTCGAGGAGGCCACGCTGCACCTGCACGACTGCCGGGTCGCCGAGATGGGCATGGGGCTGCTCGCCATCGGCAGATCGACGCTGTCCGCGCGCAACCTCGTCGTCGACGGACCCGGGGGACCCGGCCTCGGCGCCATGGACTCCGCGTACCTGGACATCACCGGCACCCGTTTCACCGACTGCGGGAAGGTGGCCGTGTCGGTGCAGGGCATGAGCGCCGGACGGCTGGTGGACTGCAGCGTGACCGGGGCGCCGGGCGGCGTGGCCGTCCAGCACAACGGCCGGGTCGCCCTGATCTCACTCGACTCCGCACTGCGGGTCGAGGAGCAGGCCCCCGAGCCGGCCCCCGCTCCGACGACCGTCGTCAACCACTACAACGCCCCGGTCTTCAACGGCGCGATCCAGCACTCCCAGATCGCCTTCGGCAACAGCCATGTCATCCAGCGGCAGACCACACAGGACGGAGCCGGCACATGA
- a CDS encoding OsmC family protein produces the protein MATTRTAHTVWEGNLLEGNGVVTFDSSGIAQQPVTWASRSQDANGKTSPEELIAGAHSSCFSMALSHALAGAGTPPTRLETKADVTFQPGEGITGIHLTVRGEVPGLDADGFAAAAEDAKKNCPVSQALSGTTITLTAELA, from the coding sequence GTGGCCACCACGCGCACCGCGCACACCGTCTGGGAAGGCAACCTGCTCGAGGGCAACGGCGTCGTCACGTTCGACTCCTCCGGCATCGCGCAGCAGCCGGTCACGTGGGCCTCGCGCTCCCAGGACGCGAACGGCAAGACCAGCCCCGAGGAGCTGATCGCCGGCGCCCACTCCAGCTGCTTCTCCATGGCCCTCTCGCACGCCCTGGCCGGCGCCGGCACGCCGCCCACCCGGCTGGAGACCAAGGCCGACGTGACCTTCCAGCCGGGCGAGGGCATCACCGGCATCCACCTCACCGTGCGCGGCGAGGTGCCGGGCCTGGACGCGGACGGCTTCGCCGCCGCCGCCGAGGACGCCAAGAAGAACTGCCCGGTCAGCCAGGCCCTGTCCGGCACGACCATCACGCTGACGGCCGAGCTGGCCTGA